GcgtggagcagagggagggaaaaacagGAAGAGGGGGAAGAGGCAGCAGCCGCCGAGCGCCCCTTGCTCCAGCTAAATCTGTGCTGCCGTGTCCAGGTGCTGGTGTCGCGGACGGACACggagcccccagcccggcccgcaGCCGCCTTGTCATGCTACCCAAAGTGGAAACGGAGGCCCTGGGACTCGCCCGGTCGAATGGGGAACAGGGGCAGATGCCGGAAAACATGCAAGGTAAGGGGGGAGACGCAGGGCGCTCCCCCTCCGCGCACGCTCGGGTTTCCCTCGGCAAAGCGCCCCTTCGTCCTGCCAAAAAAGTTTGCGGCAGTTGCTTGCGAGCTACCCCGTCACCGCCCGCTCCGCGCCCCGCCGAGCCCCTGCCTTCCCGGGCCGGCTTTCAGGGCGGCTCGATCGAGGACAGGGGGCCGGGGTGCCAGGGCCGAGGCGACGACAAAGCCCTGCTCAGAAGGTGCAAACGGGGCCGAGAAACTGCCAAGCGTCTGGCCGGCGAGAGCCTATCCTGGGGTGCAGACGTCCCGTCGGAcgctgcccggccccgctgcaGATCCAGGGGATCTCGGTCTAATCCCCATTCCGCGCAAAACGGCCTCGAAGTTTATGGCAGGTGGAGGTACGCGTGGAAGTTCTGGCGAGCACCCTGCGTGTCACACGCCGTCCCGAAACGGGACCCGAGGGCTCTGTCCCGCGGGTGAGGCGCCCACAGGCACCGTGCAGGTGGTAGCGGCGGTGTAGCGAAACTTCGCAGGAGCTCTGTGGCGGATTTGCGGGGTACCCAGGAAGGCAGAGGGATGCCCAAGCTGGGATGGTGCTGGCAATGTCTATGTCGGGCGGCGGGACCGGGCTGTTCCCGGTGCCGTGCTCGGGGCCGGAGCAGTGCGCGGAGGGAGGGGGCGCAGACCCCGCCGAGGGTCGGCTCCCTGCCTTGGAGCCCGGTATGGCCGCCCCGCCCCACGCGACTCTCCCGGGGCAGAAGCTCCCGTCCCGGCTGCTCTTTAGAAACTGTCCCCTCTCCTCTTGGGAGCCTGCTGGCAAGGAGAGGCAGGGTGGGCCGGGGGTTTTGGAGGTGCTGGGAGCGACCCGACCGCCCCTTTTCTCTCCTGTGGAGGATGCTCCGTGCAAGGGCGCGGCGCTCGGAAAACCCCTGCTTTCCCACTCTTTCCTACGGGGAGGGCAACCTCGTCCCAGACCCTGGAGCCGCGACCGCgggagcagaggggagggccgggccctcctcctcctccgcccgTGGCCGCCCCGTGTCCGCCCCATGCCGCTGACAGGAGGCGATCCCCGGCCGTGCCGAGGTGGCTCAGGAAACGTTTTGCCGGCAGTGTGACGGCGGGATAATGCTCCCGGGAGCTCCGGGAGCTCCCTCGAGCGCCGGGTGCAGCTCCTTGCCTTGGCAAGCCGCGCCGGGGGCTTCGGGCCGAGTCTGAccgccccgctgcccccgaACTGTGGCAGCCGCGGAGTTAAAGACAAAGAGGCGACATCCTAAGCGGTCCAGCGGCGATGCCCAGCGCCTCTCGCCGTGTTCAGGAGTCTTCCGCTGCCACAGTGCTTGTCGAAAAGGTCGGAGGTTTAGcggcagggaaggggaaggaaaccGGCCGTGCACTGACCAGCAAGGTTTTTTCTTAGAAGTAACCGGAGCGGCTGACTGGGCTCCTTGTGAGAATTAGCCTGGCTCGAGTGGGCACGCTCCGGGCATTCATTCCGCATATTTTAGCCCCCCGTTCCCTCCTGACCGCCGGCTTCTTCCCGAGCGGCAGAAACTTCAGGCGGCGCCGGCGTGCAGGTTTCACGGCATTCCCCGGTAGCGGGGGGAAGCCGGGTCCGCCGGCCGGGCAGAGCCTGAGCGCATCCCCCGAGCACGGCGGCCCCGGCTCGTGTCTCTCTGCCCACACGGGAACAGCTAAGAAGCGTTCCCCCCGGGCCGCGGAGCTGCCGGCTGCCACAGCCGGGGCTGCAGCGCGCAGCGCTTGTCCTGGCCCGCAGGGGTGGCGGTCATCCCGAGACTACGGGCTTGGGAGGCGCGGAGGAGGTGGTTTTAACCTGGTTTCGCGAGTAACTAACCGGGATTTCACACGGGGCAAAAGTGCTGGGGCCGTGAGATACAGCTTTAGTCTAGCTAAAAATTTGCGGGCTGATGTTGAAAGAAAACTTTAACGGAAAATAATTACTTTCAATATACAAGTGACAATCTTTTCGTTCTGCTTTTTTAAAGCTTACACCTGATCATTTTCGGATTTAAATGAATTCTTTCAGTTTGTGATTCCATAAAATAAGGACTAGGCACTAAAGGCACTCTATAAGTATAAATACTTAGAACATAAAACTTAGAAGTTGATGCATTTTACTACACTTGCTAAGTACCATGCAGATTTGCTGATGATGGGAAGTTGAATGTCTCCAtgcaatttgttttttttaaataaaacttttttctccctcttttcaGTGGTGTGCTTGTTTAAGTAAGCTTTGTCTCTAGATAAGAAGTTGCAGAATATTTGAGTTAGTAATGTAAATTCTAATTGAATATGCTATTTCTCCTTTCCCCCAGTGTCTCAGTTTAAAATGGTGAATTACTCTTATGATGAAGACCTTGAAGAGCTGTGTCCAGTCTGTGGAGACAAAGTCTCTGGGTACCATTATGGACTTCTCACCTGTGAAAGCTGCAAGGTTCTGTACTAATCAGTCCATAAAAACACAAGTATAGCAAAACTGTTTCAaagaacaagcagaaaaaaaaaaggataataaATAAACCAGATGTAtaatattttggggttttttttatatgtTTCTTAATACATTGACGTTAAATAATTAACCACCAAAAAGCTTTAGGATGCAGAAGTCTCTTTGAGAGAGACCTCTGCACAAATGCAAATAACTGGGACTGTTTTGCATTGTACTTTTGTCACTGTTTTTTAGTATTTTGCTTTCGTGATGTAGTTCTAAAACAACTTTCATTGCTAACTCTGCTAAATACTGGTTTTAGTtgatttatatttctttttctggaagATAAAGTAGGAAGACTATCCTTCATGCAGATCAGCTTTGCAAAATCTAATGGAGCTTTcttaagatttttattttcattcttcacTATTGCAATGTCGATCTCTGTGATTATAATGACTATGCACTTTTTTCATGCAAACTCTAACTGTCACTTTGACACACAAAGTCAAGTAACCAATTAAGATGAATGTACCTGTGTTGGTCTATTGTGCTATAAGGTTTAAATAATTGTGAATTTATGTCAGatttttcatgtaaaaatttttaaagggtATTTACAGTTACTTAAGCAGTGCAATGTAAGTGAAGTTCCTTTGCCAGAACAATGCAATTTAAAACACTCGGTTGCATGGAAAAATTAACTAAGCCCACTATATTTTCACTAAAAAAACAATCAATGAGAAGTGAATGACAAGCACGTACTATCCCTCCAGCATGCCCCACTGGGATGTAAAATAGCCAGAGGTACTCTGTACTACTCTTATCTTTGCAGCTACTTATTTCATGTAAAACTACTTGAAAATGAAGACTTTAATAATTCTGCAATGATTTAAGAATGCGAAAGGAAGCAGTCAGTGTCACTATTTCTGCCACTGGTGTTAGAGGCATGGAAGGCTACAGCCTCCTGAAGGTCTCACCAAGCTTTGACATTAAGTCTATAAAACATAGCACTAACACAAGAAAACCTGCTTTGCAATCTGGTGGCTATCTCCTGGGCTCAGCTGgctaatttaaaataaactatgTAACTTTGTAAGTGCTTGAATGGCTTCTGAAAATTATCTTACAATGAATTCCATGAAATGCTGAATGAAACACACGTTCAAGCAAAACAGGCTAATTTTTGTGTCTATCATACAGGGATTCTTTAAGCGAACAGTCCAGAATAACAAAAGGTACACATGTATAGAAAATCAGAATTGCCAGATTGACAAAACACAGCGAAAACGATGTCCTTACTGTCGATTTCAAAAATGTCTAAGTGTTGGAATGAAATTGGAAGGTAAGAGCTATAGTCTTGTTGATATCTTCAACTATACTATAAAATTATAGGATAAGATGTTAATGCattgtattttatattaaaaagttATATAGTTATGGCTTTGAAATGTTAACAAAAGGTTACTTTGTATGGTCAGTGAAATTGTtgctttataaaaaaaatctaataagTAAATGGGAGATTACTACCATTAAGGAAGCAGTCAAAACCATAATCCATTTTTTCATATAAGTATATATTTTGATATTTCAGGCTTTTCAAGTTCGTGAATTCATGGATGTAGATTGAATAATTTTGCAGCTTTTCAAAAAGACTTAATTTAgattaaatataaaacaattGTCCagattagaaataaaattattcatttgcTACGGAGAGTGATctgattttatttgcattttatctagggttgggttgttttggtttttttacataTGTTCTTCATATGTAAAAACACCAAAGGCAGAACACAAAGAAACAGATAAAATAAGGGTTTTTCTCAGACTGACTTGCCTTTGAGATTAAGGAGCCAAATAATCTCTAAAGTTGTGTCCTATATTTTTGTGATGCTGCACCTGCGAGGCTGTTGTGATTGAAAGAGGATAAGGCATTCTGAAGTATACTTTTTGACTTCATTTCACTTTGTCATCTACAGAGAACAATGAAAAGTGTACAATACCCTTTCAGATAACCAAATGCAAAAATATCATCAACATGAAGTTGTGAATCATGCATGGTTCATTCTAACTttgatatataaaatattaaaattcagatttcacaGTAGATGGCATTTTTCCTTGACCAAGGACAATTTCTTAAATTCCTTACTGTTACAACTGTATGAAGTGACATTCACCCTAGACACTtagccagaaaaaaatcaggccAAGGAGGAAAACTGTAAGCCATGAAGGGAACCTGAAAGGACAAGAGGCAGTCACCAGGCTCTGGCAAAGGGAAGCTGTTGATACAACTGaagataaacagaaaaatcagcctcttgcagtttgattgATTCAATAGTGTTGTATTTGCCCACAAGACTGAGCTAGCACTGACACACTGCACTAAACATCCTGAATCATTGCATGTGCTTCCAAATTCAAACAGTACAATTACAGGACATGTGGAATCCTTTTGTCATTGTTGGCATTAAGAAGAAGGATAAAATACATTTGTCTACTCCTACTTTCAACTCCTCTCACTTGCTGACAATGACACAAGACTAAACTTTGTCTTCTGTCATTACACAAAGTTCACCTTAAATTTAAGAGGGATGTATACAAAAGCACTTCCTAATCCTATTTGGCTCACAGCTTTTAATTGCAGAGTACCCGTGGGGATACTGTGTATACAGATTTAAAATTAACTACATTTACTAGTGATAAAATTCATTTAATGCATTTTGTTAACAGTCAGTATTCAGAAGTAGTATTGGCAGCTAATTTTTCCTACAAATTCAAACAAAACACCTGTAGTTTTAAAGGTACTGCAGAAAATGTACTTTAGCTTTCTTATCTACACATCCATACAACTTCTTTTCCGCTGTTTAGAAAATTGGAAGAACATGTGTTCTCTTAATTGTAAATACTTGTGACATTTATATGTGTATTTCCCTGATAGTGATATATAAAGCCTTAAAAGTCGAGTTCATAAATTACCATGGACCAAAAAAATCATTAAGCGTTAAAGTCCTTACGTGATAAGGTACAGTATTATGCCTATCTAGCATTcataataaatttttaatgtCCTACTAATCCCTAAGATAAAAAGCTCAAGAACTTAACCTCCAGCAATCTCAGCAGTCTCAACATGTCACCAGACTGTCAAAGGTTCCTCTTTCAATCTAATTGCCGTTGGGCTAGGTGGGCTTGGTGAAAGCTCCTCACTAGTCCATCACATATATCCCATGGTGACAGAGACTGTGGTGACAGAGACCACCAGTATGACTCCCAAGGCAGCTGTTAAGTaggatttgttttaattatttctaattCCAGAGATATTATAAGCCAGAACAGTGTCAATAGTTTCTGTTTCAATTCTATCTTCACGTAGAAGGCAGCAAGCTGACAGCTTTCTCTCTGCACATTCCAACTGCAGCTAAACATTTCCACAGAGCTCAGCTAACTAGAAATCTCAAAGTTTTACACCAACCTGGACAGAATAATCAAAAGGAAGTGCTTCCCTTTTGCCAAGAGAAATGTATTCCTCTTTGTGACTACTGAACATTTCACAATTTACATTTCAGATGTTTTGCTGCGGTGGAAGGCAGTAATGGAATGATTATAATGAGACAATGTGGTCTGCTGGATACGTCTCAGGCAAATTCTGGACTTCAGCCCTTGTTTCTTAATGACATAGTAGCTTGATATAAACCCAAATGTACATTGAGATTTCCACATGATCCCATAGCAGGTGTGAAATTCCTGTAGCCATCCATTGTGTTTGTCCCTGTGTCCTAATCAATGTACAGAGAAGTCCTTCTTTGTTAGTAATATATGCATGTGACATTTAAATCACTAGAAAAAAGTGACATTTGTTAAGTCGAAATAAATCCTTTTCCTTAGGAACAAAAGTGCAACTctgaatttggaaaaaaaaaaagagttaaatttttacatttctgCTCCTTCCTAATATCTGTTTGATTACAAATGTCAATTCCAAGTGTTAGTAATGATTTACTTCCTCTTTTCCCCTGACAGCTGTGCGAGCTGACCGAATGCGTGGCGGTCGAAACAAGTTTGGACCAATGTACAAGAGAGACAGGGCAttgaagcagcagaagaaagctCTTATCCGAGCCAATGGACTGAAACTGGAAGCCATGACTCAGGTGATCCAAGCAATGCCAACTGACCTGACAATATCCTCTGCAATCCAGAACATCCATTCAGCTTCTAAAGGCCTACCTCTGAACCATACTGCCTTGCCTCCTACAGACTATGACAGGAGTCCCTTTGTGACCTCTCCCATCAGCATGACAATGCCACCCCACGGCAGTTTGCAAGGCTACCAAACCTATGGCCACTTTCCAAGCCGTGCTATCAAGTCCGAGTACCCTGACCCTTACACCAGCTCACCAGAGTCAATAATGGGCTACTCATACATGGATAGTTATCAAACAAGCTCACCAGCCAGTATCCCACATCTGATATTGGAACTCCTGAAATGTGAGCCTGATGAGCCACAAGTCCAAGCTAAAATCATGGCATATCTGCAGCAAGAGCAAGCCAACAGAAGCAAACATGAGAAGCTCAACACATTCGGGCTTATGTGCAAAATGGCTGACCAAACCCTCTTCTCCATTGTTGAGTGGGCGAGGAGTAGCATCTTCTTTAGAGAACTTAAGGTAGGTAATAATTTTACATTATATTATCagtcaagaaaaaaatactatttcttACAATCTTGTACTTCAAGCAGGAAAGCatgaattttgttttctcccccccccccaagcATCTCATTCTTCATTTATTTGGCTTGAAGTAGGCAGGCTATTAGAAGGGAAACTTGTTGCTGACTTCCACCTGAGCCTGTAATTAGCTGTAGCAAAGAGATTCAATACTCAGTTCAGCTTTTCTGTACTTCAATATTTATCACAACTATTGTTAACATCCACAGGGCCTCACATAATCCTACTCCCTCCCTGTCAGCATCACTCACTGTCTGGCTTGAACTCAGGGTTGTAAGCACACCTGTTCCACCATTCCACATTGATTTGTGTAATTATTTAATTACCTTATTTAACATATGGGGGAATGCCATTTCTGTCCACCTCCATTCACTTTATATAAGTCCATATTTGGACTATTCAGTTTCTCAATGGGATATTATTTTATGCATTCCCGCGTATCTTATTAACTGCGCAGGCTGAAACCTAAGCAGGATACACACGGAACAGAAAGCAATGAGGAAGCAGATACCTCAAGGACTCCTTTTGATTCTCATCACCACTGATACATGGGGGATTCCTTTAGTCTAGGCTGCTACAATGCTCTTATTTTTGCTGGAGCACCCAGGAAATCCTTCTGCACAGCTTTCTGGTGGACAGAAATTCCCCCATTTACATTTTTCAGGTTTATTGttaaagcagctttgtggtctgaAAATTCAAGTCAGAAATTTTAAGCCAGAAATTTGAGATCAGACAATAGGTATGAACTACAGTTTTAACCACTGTTTCGATACAAAAATCAGCTCTGGAAAGAATAATCTTCAGTCTCAAAAACACCCTCAAGATGGTGAACTAAACTCACATCTGAGATTCCGTGTTACATTACTAGTTACTGTGTCTGTCTGCTACAGAGAGATATTTTTGCCATATTTGCTATGATATCTGTAAAGTTTTGTGACTGCCTGTGATTTCTGACTACTTTCAAACTAAGAGAAAATAACTCAGCTTCCAAATGTAACAATTACTGTAGGATTTCACTGTGAATTGAATCTACTTGAGTTAAGAGCACAAAAGGGAGATCCATTGAAAGGCTGCACTCAGAGAGCTTGCCACACTAGCATGTCTGTCATGACCATAAGGACATGGACACATGACATAAAACCAGATTGCAAGAAAAGCAAGCTGTATATCCTGCATATGTAACTCCAGCTCTTGCCATTTTTTTGTGAGAATGATTGCAGGAATCACCAAAAGCTCAGTCTAttcaaagagaaagaagagaggaagTTTACCTAGAGAGGAAAACCAAAATGCATTAAAGACAGTAAAAGGCTCTCACATGTTTGCTATCTCAGTTGTATACAATTTTGTAGTCAGCTATAAGCCATGCTActcattttaaataatttaaaagttgAAATTAAGAACATGTTATATTTCCAGTAGACTATGTGGCAAATATCTGAGACCAGATCTTTCTGTCCATACACTGGGGAGTATTTTAGCCTAGAGTAAGGTACCCTAGAGTTAAAAGTGACTGTCTTCTATATACCTTTCAGTGTACAAACTTTTAAGTTACAATCTACCCTAAAATTTCATTTATGATTAAAGTGACAAATTTTTTACAAGCATTCAACATGCTATACTGGGAACAGTTTTAAATATGACCTTCACCTCCAACTTCAGCCTGGATTATGTTCTTCAACCAACCTATGTTTACGAGCATAGACACAAAAGATGCAGAAATTTGTTTATGAAAATGCTGACCAACTTCTCCTGGTTCTGGATGTATTACACATTACCATGTAAACACAAGGTTGTGAAAATACACATATTATAAAAATTTGCTATACAGAGCCTTTGGCTTATGAACTGATTTTCACACATTTGTAGAAGGCATTGCTTTCACCTTAGCGTTGGTACCCTTTGTAATTTGGAAGCTTTGAAGTCAGAcagtctcataccttctggcatatcctgattatttttttcagctggaCAAGATCAACAAAATTGCACAGCATTCCAGAACAATAACAATTCATTAAGAAATCCATCCACATCCAAAATTTAGGGACCAGACTATACACAATGCTAAGAACTTTAAGCTTTTCAGTTTCAAAAGCATGTTTAGATCGGACCCTACTTTTTTAACAGCACTGAGTAACAAAATCTCTCTTTTGAGTTGAGAGGACAAgaacaatattaaacaaaagATTTCCAAACCTTTCTTGAATGCAGTTATCTTCTATCCATCTTTCAGGTTCTTCAGATCAAAGTAGCAAAAGCAGCTATTTCAGATTTCTCCACAGGACATGAATACCTGtgggtaaaaaaaaagtcacctaAGACTATGAcatattttaaatgcagaagGATGAGGAGACAATTGTGGTAAAAATGCAATTATATTTTCAGAACAGCTAACTTTGTTCCCCATCTATTTACAGCTGAGAAGTAGGTGTTTGCTCAGAACTATATTTTACTCTTATTCCTACCTGTCTAAACAATGGAATATTGAGATGTCTTTCAGATAAGACAGGTGCATCAGCAGATTTCTGggattaaaaatttaaattactcAAATAATTAAACAGTACAAAATTGTAAATGTGGCTTGTGTGCAATTCATCTTGGCTTTGTCATGGTGAGTGATGCCTCGCACAACTGGCTGTTAGTTACTAGGAGCATGTCTACAATTATTTACTGTATCTTTTCATTATAAATTTTGTCTTACACCCTCATCTCTTCTATTAATATAAAGGAGCaatcattttcctttctgctaaCTGTAGAGATTTGTGGTTAGCAGAATTCAGGGGGTGGATATGATAAAAAATGCTGTCCCAGTCCGTCAGTGCTTTAGGCCACAATTACCCTAGAGATAATAACAAAAACCCAccactgagctgcagcttttaacgttcccttctttcttcccttttactgcagatttgggtttttttaaagaaatctcaaatgaaaaaaaaaatctattttaaaactttttttttctgaagctttgACCAGTTTAAGCTCATCATAATCTTCTCACTTGTTGATCTACAAATTTTCATTGCCTCTTTTGGAATATGTTACAATTTGAGGatgtaaaagggaaaaatatggACTGTGTAGAACTACCCACAGCATGTACTTCATTGGAATATCACCTATGTATGGATTTGAGTATACAATTTAGGGGTAATTTTCACACTTGCTGAGGAGCAGAACCTCTCATCTTCATGTAGGATATCAGAAACTAATGGAAAAATTGAAGAAGCCAACTAGTCAGGATTAATAATCATTCAAATCAGCCAATTGCAATCCAGTAAATTTGAATTTAACACCTGCTAAAATCTCAAACATCCTTACATGTCATGTGAAGTCAGAATACTTTGTAAGGAATAATTAAGACATAAATTCTGGGGGTTAATGTTACATATTACTTTTTTTATCCATAAGGAGGtatatttctgtttgtttctttataCACAGACAAAATAATACAGAGGTTACATCCCAAAAGACTCGGGATAATAGTTATAGTAATAATAGTggtagtaatagtaatagtaattaATAGTAATAGTAAAGAAGGCTTTTGTTTGCTATTCTGGAGTTTTTGAAAGCTCAGTAAATATAAAAGTAAGATATATCCATCTAATCCTCAGCTAAGAAAACTCATGAATGCCCTCGGGATGCTAGATTTGTCGCCAGCTGTCTTAGTCAGGTGAAAGGCCTTTGTACaaagctaaaaagaaaatattgcaagAGTTTCTAGAGTCCAAAGGCTGCCTGGCCCCAAGGAATGATGCAGGCAGCTTCTCTGGACTGGTCTTTCCTCATCAGCCCACATCAGGGAAAATTCCAAGACTGCTTCCAGAGCTAACTATTACTGAACCCATAAAAGAAAGCAGtctctgcctggagcaggagaaaaACAGGACCTGCATTGAAAAACAGTCCTCAGGACACTTTCTTCTGGCTGAAGATCAGAAAAAATCAACTGAGTGTTAATAGCTACAAAAGGCACTAAAAGAATGGTGACTCACAAAAAAACTACCTTTCCTTATTTGGCTGTTTTAGTGAGGATGTCATAGGTCAAAGTACCATGTGAGCAAACCTTGTAGTGAATGATTGCAGGAAGAACCAGTGCACTTCATGGTAAAGAAGCTCATCCTACAATTATTCACTGAGTTTGCAAATCTAGACCATTCACTGATGTCAGACTGTGTCAGTCCCAAGCCAGATTTCTTGCTGTAAGTATAAATTTGCTCATGCTTACATTAGCTGTAGCCTTCAAACAGTGGTTTATCACATATCTCCAAAGGACCCTGTGTATAGAACTTGCACTGTACATGGCACCACAGATATTTTGGCAGGTCATTAACTAACAAAGGCCTAGCTTTGTCTTACATATTCCCCAGAAGTGAAACTATATTATCAGAGTTTCAATTTATTTCTGTAAGTGCAAACTTAATGTGAATAGGATTAACAGAACTCCTGGAGGCTCTTagtttcttctgtgaaatcaaTTTACATAGATGTAATAATGTAATTCTTATATACCagctttaatttcaaatttcagtCCATATGTAGTTGAGTACCAAGGAATGCATAGAAAGTAAGGAATTATACAATGGAAATCCAACAATTACATGGAATTACCACAGAATAGCAAAAAATAGTTTTGGGTtctgttggggttttgtttttttgagaaaaagatCAGCACTGAAATACCTTAAAAATTTTCAGGATGATGAAAGGTTGATACATTATTAAGACTTAAGTAATCAAGGGCAATTTGATAACTTGAAGTGCTTTTGGACTTTGTAGTGTGTGTTTATCAGGACAGGAAATGCAACTCACATAGctgatgaaataaaatttctgctGTGTTCTTTCAGTTACGGAAGCTGCTAGAAACTGAGGTGCAGGAATACACTTGATTCCAGTAATCAGACTCGTTAATATGTCGGCCTGTGTAACTGCTGATTTGTACTCTGGCATCAGTGTGTCTGGATCTAAGAAAAATGTTCCTCGAACACTAAAAAATATAGAGGAACACACTGTTAGCATAAACTTCATGATGATCTGGCTCTTCTCtggaaaaaggcaaattaaacATTGTATTTCAGCATGAGGGCATGTGATTTTGTAGCCTTTCTAAACAGGTTGtt
This DNA window, taken from Melospiza georgiana isolate bMelGeo1 chromosome 9, bMelGeo1.pri, whole genome shotgun sequence, encodes the following:
- the NR5A2 gene encoding nuclear receptor subfamily 5 group A member 2; the protein is MSSGSHAATIQESIKHGLTSAGAGVADGHGAPSPARSRLVMLPKVETEALGLARSNGEQGQMPENMQVSQFKMVNYSYDEDLEELCPVCGDKVSGYHYGLLTCESCKGFFKRTVQNNKRYTCIENQNCQIDKTQRKRCPYCRFQKCLSVGMKLEAVRADRMRGGRNKFGPMYKRDRALKQQKKALIRANGLKLEAMTQVIQAMPTDLTISSAIQNIHSASKGLPLNHTALPPTDYDRSPFVTSPISMTMPPHGSLQGYQTYGHFPSRAIKSEYPDPYTSSPESIMGYSYMDSYQTSSPASIPHLILELLKCEPDEPQVQAKIMAYLQQEQANRSKHEKLNTFGLMCKMADQTLFSIVEWARSSIFFRELKVDDQMKLLQNCWSELLILDHIYRQVVHGKEGSILLVTGQQVDYSVIASQAGATLNNLMSHAQELVAKLRSLQFDLREFVCLKFLVLFSLDVKNLENFQLVEGVQEQVNAALLDYTMCNYPQQTDKFGQLLLRLPEIRAISMQAEEYLYYKHLNGDVPCNNLLIEMLHAKRA